In Cryptomeria japonica chromosome 1, Sugi_1.0, whole genome shotgun sequence, the sequence attCATATTTAAGAgtatcttattaaaaaaaaattaaattaaatttactaAGTTTATAAATTCATAAATAatagaaactattctaaaaattctaattagaatattttaaaaattagaaatagTTACATCTTGTCTTTTCCAAACATTCTAAATTAGTTTCTATATTTTTATTACAAATATTATAAAATAACATATATTAATATTACAAATtagaatattatattgtatttacttATAACAAATTTTTACGATCTATTAATAatttaaagtgtcatatatatagTTTTATGAAAATATAACATGTCAATACTTTAAGTGAATTTTATTAAAGCAAAAAAGGCAAAGGGGGAGTATGGATGGAGGAGCGAAGGAGGAAGCTAGGGTTTTCAGGTGGTGGTGTTACTCGATCGCGAGGATGGGAACACGACCATGGACAGAGGGCGAATCAGCGGCCATGGTGTCCACCGCGTTCAAACCAGTGGCATTGGCAGGAGATGGGAAGGAGACGGAGGGAGGTTTACAGTAGGGGGAATAACCGATTCCCTTTTGAGCACGATAAAACCAAATGGGGCCATTCAAGTTATCTGAACTTTCCGAAATGGAACAAGCAGTAGTCGGAGGAAAGGATAAAGAAGAAATTCCAGATACCCCCGAAAGATCCTTCCCTGGGTGGGATACCGACAACGTCTGAGAAGCGATCGGTCAGTATCTGCATTAAGTCGAAGACTTGGAAGGTATCGGTACAATTTTTGTGCGAAAGGGCTTTCTTCATGAAATAGGGAGGTGATTGGCCAACTTTCCCCAGAGTGAGAAACTGGGTCAATGAAGAATGGGGGAACCACTTTGAGATAAAAAATCTAACTAATGGGTTTTTTCTTATCATTGTCGGGTCGGCTGTGGAGAAGATTGCACTGATGGACTCAGGGCCATTTTTGATATCGGGAGTTGGTTTTTTTTATCAGGGATTGGACCCCTAACTTTGACCCAAGACAAGCCACCATTGAGGAAATTCCTATTTAGATAAGATTGTACAATCTTCCTCATGAATACTGGAAGGAGGAAGTCTTCAAGAGTATAGGGGAGAAAATAGGGAGATTTATCAAGTCAGATGAAGCGGTTGATAAACTTAGTTCATGCATGTATGCCCGAATCTGTGTTATGTGGAAGCCTCATCCTGGGCTCCCGAAGGTTGTTGAAATTAGGTCTCCAGAGGGTGTATGGAGACAAGATATAGAAATCGAAGAAATCATGGTCAAATGTAAGTCCTGTAAAGAATGGAGTCATGAGGACCAGGATTGTTTGTCTGGGCAAAAGGGAAAGGAAGGGCAGATCATGCTCTAGAGGAGCAGCTTTTAGTAGGTTCAGAAGCAGACCAGAGCTTGGGAAATCTAACGACCAATCTGAGCTTTGTTCTGGAGGCTGCAAGGGATGAGGTGCTTCGCCATAGCCTAGACATGCAAGAAGGGATGGAAGTACTTTTAGACTTTAGCCCAGGTCAGGTGAAGCTGCAGAAGGTCGCTGTGTTGGATGGAGAAAAGTCTGTTGTGATGATGTCAGGCGGAGTGAATGAGCAGGCTGTTGAGTTCCTTCAGATTCAAGGAGATTGTTTGGGTGAGGATAAAGTGGGTCAAGCGTGTAAGGGAAGTGGTTGGGGTGTTGGTTCTCATTTAGAAGGGAAGCTAATGGCCTATTTTAAAGGATTGTGCAGTCGGTGGGGGTTATCCAACCCAACATAGGTTCTATAACACCTCGGTGGATGGGTTGAAGGGACAGGAGATGGGTTTAAGTGCAAAGTCCCTGATAGTTGCAGAGGATTTGAGTGACAATGTGgatggtaaaacaatcaattttaaGGACATTCACATGTCCCCAAGCAAGGTAAATGGATTAGCAGCAGAGATGGAGTCTGAGGAGGAGGAAGGATTTAGTGATATTTCTCTGGGGCTGTCGACAGAAATAGGGGAGACAGAGGTTAGGACTATCAAATAGACTAAACTAAACCCCTCTAAGTCTAAAGGGAACTTGAGAGGTAGAAAGAATAGGCAGAAGTTGCTCGAGGAAGCAGGCAACATGAAGGGTCAGACAAGACTTCTGAGATCCGAGAGAGACTTATTCTCTCTTGGGCAGCAATGAAGTTCCTAACTTGGAATGTCAagggctgcaatgcccctgacaagcgATGTCTGGTCAAAAGAGGTTTTGATCAGGCCAAGCCGAAAGTTATTTGTATTCAGGAGACTAAGTTGGGTCGTGAAGCAACTGCTTGTATTTTTTGGGTAAGGTAGAGATGGTCTGGTCACTTTGTGGATTCAGATGGGGCGTCAGGAGGGCTGGGCATTCTGTGGAATCCTTTGGCTATTCAAGTGGAAGTTGTATCAAGTTCTAAGAATTGGCAGATGGTTAAGGTGATTTCGAAGACTATGAATTTCTCATGTTTTCTTGTTAATGTCTATGGGCCGACTTTGGTTGTAGATAAGTGCAGATTATGGGAGGATATCTCCAGGTGTCTAGAGGAAGTGaggctatctttagcaattgttgTTGGAGATTTCAATACCACCCTTTCTTCCTCTGAGAAGCGTGGAGGGGTGAGGAGGTTGAGCGGGTCACAATTGGACTTCCAATCTTTTATTAACAAGAATGCTCTGTTTGAAGTGGCAGCTAAAGGTGGGgattacacatggactaatagacGTAGAGGCTTTTCcaatattgttgagaaactagataGATTCTTCCTTGCAAGGGATTGGAATGTAGCCACTTTGGTTTTTGAGGCTGAGGTTCTAGCCATCTTAGGTTCAAACCATTTTTCGGTCTCCTTGGTTGTGCAGAATGATGTAGTTCCAATTCGATGTCCCTTCAAGGTGGAAAAGATGTGGATTAGGGAACTGAGTTTTAAAGAGCTTGTAGTTGGGTGGTGGAAGGAGGCCCCAGTGGTGGAAGGGTTCTTGGCCTATCAGTTTTTCAAAAAGCTTAGTTATGTGAAACATAAATTAAAATCTTGAAATAGGGAGGTGTTTGGTAATATTTTTGATGAAAAGAGAAGGCTCGAAGGAGATTTGGGGGCCTTGAATGCAAAAGTCATGGCAGAAGGAATGGATGAAGTGGACTTCCTCATAGAGAAAGATCTTCTTAGTAAGTATGGAGAAGTTTTGCAAAGGGAGGAGATCTATTGGAAATAGAAGTCGCGTGAAAATTGGCTGAAAGCAGGTGATAGAAACATGAAATTCTTTCATAGTTCGGTGAAAGCAAGGCAAAGTCTTAACAAAATTCTTTCCTCTTGCGGATGGTAGGATCATTGAAGACCCAGATCGCATAGGTAAAGAGGCTGTGGGCTTCTTCAAAAATTTGTGGAGGAGAAGTGGGATTGCTCAGTCGGGCGTGCAGACTGAGCTTCTGGAGTTAATCCCTCCCTTAGTTTCTAGGGAGGACAACATCATGCTTAAGGAGCCTGTCTCACTGAAGGAAGTCAAAGCTACTGTGTTTGGATTAGGTGGGGAGAAAGCACCAGGACCAGATGGGTTTCAAGATTTCTTTTTTCAGTTCTTTTGGGATGAGCTTGGTGAGGATTTGCTAGTTGTGGTTGAAGAGTCTAGGTCCAGAGGCTTTGTTTTGAAGGAATTCAACTGCACTTTAGTGGCGCTTATTCTTAAAAAGGCCAAGCCGGTTGGGATGGAGGAGTTTCGTCCAATTTCACTATGCAACACCATCTACAAAATCATTACAAAAGTTGCTGCTAATAGGCTCAAGTTAATTCTTGATAAGCTGATCTCTTGCGAACAAAGTTGTTTTACTCCTGGAAGGAATATTGTGGATGGGGTGATTGTGGCCCATGAAGCTATTCACACGGCTATGAAGGGTAGACAGAGGAGAATGATTCTAAAGCTTGACATTtgaaaagcctatgatagggtggatagGTCTTTCCTTGTGGCTGTGTTGGAAAGATTTGGTTTTGGTAAGTCCTAGATTAAGTGGATTTCTAGTAAGATTATGTAGTTCATAGCTTCGGTTTTAGTCAACGGCAGCCCTCAAGGCTTCTTTTCGACGTCTAGGGGTTTTCGGCAAGGGGATCCAATATCCCCCTTTCTCTTTATTTTGATGGCTGAAGTTCTTGGATGGTCGATTTCTCATAAGAGAGATCAAGGGTTGTGGAAGGGTATTGAGATTTCCCAAGGGGTGGACTCCATAACTCATTCTTAGTTTGCTGATGACACCTATCTTTTCGGTGTTGTTCTATGAATGAGGCTTCGGTTATGAAGAAAGTTTTGGACAGATTTACGTGGGCCATTGGTCAGGAGATAAACTGGCTCAAATCAGAGATTTTTTTCTTCCATACGGAAGGTTGGTCCCAGAGAGCTATTGCTAGAGTGTTTGGGATTAAGATTGGACAACTGCCTGGTAAGTTCCTTGGTATGCCACTCTTTGTTGGAGCAGGTAAGTCAAACATTTGGAAAGGGTTGCTTGGTGGTTGTAAAGCTAAGATGGAGGGCTGGAAGAGTAAGTGGCTTTCTTTGGTTGGTCGCATTCTAATGCTGAAGTCAGTTGTATCGGCTATGCCAATTTTCCCAATGGCTTGCTTCAAACTCCTAGACTCTATCATCAAGACTATGTAGCAGAAGATGAGAAATTTTTTGTGGAATGGAAACCAGGATCAGGATAAAGTCCCTCTCATGACATGGGATAGAGTTTGTAAACCCAAAGGTGGGGGAGGGGCGGGACTTCGTGATTGGAAGATTATTAATGAGGCCATGGGGTTTAAGTTGGTATGGCAAATGTATAGTAAACCGGAACAGAGATGGGTCCGAATTCTACAAGCTAAGTATTTGGATAGTAGGGAAAAGGAAAGGATTCTAACAGTGAGAGATCCCCCGAGAGGGTCAACTTTGTGGAACATTTTGGTGAGTTGTAGGAGCTTGATCACAAATCACCTTTCTTGGCGTATTGGTGATGGGCGAAAGGCAAACTTTTGGTAGGATTCCTAGGATGGTCATACATCTTTAAAGTCCTAGACCCCTCAGCAAATAGTTTTAAAGACCTCTCAGGTTTGTGGCTTAAAGGTGAGTGATTTTTTGTCGAATGATATGCCCTTGTTGGGACAGAGATGGAGTTGGAAAGACCCTCGGGTTTTAAATTTGGGGGAAGATGAGGAAAGATATCTGAGCAAGATCCTGGGTAACCATGAGGTTTCGTTCTCGAGGGAGGAGGATGAAATTGTCTGGTGCGGGTCCAAGAGTGGCTGCTACTCTGTGAAAGTGGGAATCTCTCTTTTGGAAAGTGATGTCAAGACGAAGGAGTGGGAATCTAAGGTGTGCTGGAACAATGTGTGCCTTTTGAAAGCTGGAGCCTTTGCGTGGCTAGCTGGCAATGAGCGGATTCTCTCTGGAGATCATCTGAAGAAAATGGGGTTTGCAGGTCCTTTTCATTGTGTGCTATGTGAAAAGGCGGAGGATGATGTggaccatcttttgctaaattgtgATTTCACTCAGAAGGTGTGGCTTTTTGGGCTATAAAGATTGAATTGGAAGGGCCCCATGGCTGGGAACTTGAGTGACTGGTTGGAATCTTGGCCGGTACTGGGTAATAATTCTATCTTTGCCACCATATGGAAGATTTTGCCCTCTACCATTTTATGGGAACTTTGGAAGGAGCGAAACCGAAGAGTGTTTGAAGGTAAAGTAGAAAATTGTAAGCATTTTTTTACTAGATTGGAGAGGGCCATCTCAGAATTGGTTTCTAATGCTGCCTCTCATGTGAATTTAGCCAAGACTCCTTTTTCACAGTCTGATGCTAACTTTTTGTTAAGCTAGCCTCTTGTTAAATTCAGGCCTGTTAATGGGTTGCTGAGGGCTAATCTTCAGAGTAAGGGCAAATCAATCTCAGAGTGGACTCCGCCTGAGAAGGGGTGCactaagattaattttgatggtgcatcgaGGGGCAACCTAGGGGCCTCGGGTGTTGGGGTGATTGCTCGTGATGATTGGGGAAACATTCTGGCCATTGCGGCtaagagattggtggatggatcgaaCAATGTTGCTGAATGTCAAGCAGCGTTGGAAGCAATCCTAATGGCTGGGAAATTGGGAGTCAAGAAACTTCATTTGGAAGGTGATTCTTAGGTTGTGGTGAATGGGATAGCTCGAGGGTGAATGTAAGCGTTGTTTTTAGACAAGCAGGTGCGTAGAATGCAACTTCTGTTGAACgaatttgaagattttaaggtaACTCATGTCCTTCGGGAAGCAAATTTGGAAGCTGACAAACTTTCCAATGTGGGAGCAAATGGTTCCTTGGAAAATATGTTTAGTttgtttgaggactttagagaTTGTAGTCCTCTTGAGTATGATTTTGAGTAGATGGATTTTTTTGGAAAAGTGAACCCAAGCTCGATTTGATTTGTCCATTCATAGCCATGATTCTGTGGGAATTTAAGTCCCTCGTGGTGTGTGTTCTTCAATTTTGCTGCAAGTGGCCTTGTGGTgttggatgatgatggaggagagcGGTGTGAGTGACCGATGATGTTGTTTTGAGTTAAGCGAAGCGTGTGAAGCTCTCATGACATGTGATGGAGGTGGCTTTAAAGGCGCTTGTGCTTTGATTCCTAGAATTTTGTGGTGAAAGCTTGGTGGTAGGCGGAGTGCTCAGGGTTTCATTTTGTACAGTTGAGAGATAGGATGGAAGTGAATTTTTCGTTGGAATTGGATGGACAATTGCCTACGTTTCGTGGGTCGGTCTCGAGGATCAGGCTAAAAACATCTTCAGAGTGGATGGAGACGTTTTCTGGAGGGCAGTTAGGCTACTGTTGGGAGATGAATTTCTGACTCGGGATTGGTGGCCTAGAACAAATCTTGACATTTCGTCGCTTTTTACTGCTTTGACCCTGCATGTGGGGAAGTCGGTTGAGGAAGTGCAACGGATTACTTCCCTGGTATTAAGAACCAAATGGGCAGGAGGTTTGCAGGAAGTGGTGGCTAGAGTTGTCATTGGTGTGGGGCTAAAGATGGTGGAAGGCCTGAGCAGGAGGATAGGAGTGGTCGTTGGGGAGCTGCAGCCTTTTGTCATCTGGTCGACTTCTTGTCCGATCGCTTTGCAGGAGGAGGACGCAAGGAATGGCTGGGTTGAGATCGTGAACTTTGTTCGCCAGTTGGGGCTGACTGAACATGTTAAGATTCGTGGGAAGGTGACTCCCATTCAGTCTGAGGCCCTTCTGGACGAGAATGGGAGGCCTTTGGTTCGGCACCAGCTTCCAAAGAAATCGGCGAAGGTGGTGGAGCATGGGTCGCTATGTGGAAGTAGGCCAGGAACGGTGCCAGTTGGAGGGAGCGCGACGCAGGAGGCTGGACCCAACAGGGGTATTCCCGATTTCTCAAGAGAAGAAGCTTTGGGGTGGTTTCGTTGCTAGGTTGGGTTGGTCAAGGTTTAATGTGTGGTTTTTTGTATATGTAAGCGACCCTTTTTGTGGCTGTGGGTCATGGTAGGATGATGCTTGGGTTCTTTTTTGTAGTAGGGGCGTGACCCCTTGGTGTTGAAAATTGTCAATCTGCTCCTTGGATGTAATACTTTTCTATTCTAAGCAATATAATACACTATGTTatcgataaaaataaaataaaatataacatgtCAATCCATACAATCGAATAAAATTTAAGCTATCATTTACACTCCAAAAGTGAAAAAATGACCATTTAGATCATCAAATTCTAGGTCTGATTGACACAAGTTGTTGATAGACAACATATTGATACTTAATTGTGATTGATGATTAATTTCTCTTATGACTATGGAGTTACACCCTCTATACAGGCAATGGCTTGTGTAGATCATCCTTCCCAGATTTGTCTTGTGCCCCTTTCTTAACACATACTCTTGTTCCTGATTATGTATTGTGCCCCTTTCTTCACACTTATTTTTGTTCTTAAGTGTCCTATCGTTTGTAGCATTGAACAAAGCAAGTATTTAAttgcacacaaaaaagaagggaggAACAATTTAAAATAATTCATGTGCTCAAGCCTATGAGGAAAGCCCAAGATAAATGCATCAACCATAGAGAATTACCTGTTGGAGTTGCAAAACAAAATGCTTTGATCATTGTAGGCTTATTGTTTACCTTCTATCAAACTACACAATTTTTAGTGCCCTCTTTATTCTAACATACCCGTCAAAGTTAGTGTCATGAAATATACAACAATCTAAGTGAAAGGATAGTTGTCATTTCTCATATTATAcctagaaaattaaaagaaaaagtaatagTAATTATAGACGAGTCTCAATTTTAATCACATTGAATTTTTATTGATGAACATTCTTCAATCCACTATTAAGATTAAACTAGCTTATATatcttaaaatttattttatatgaATTAAGACATTTAATTTTTTCTTAATTTAAACTTGTTaattacaatattatattattattaatattagtaTTATATTATCTTTGGACAAGTAGTGTTatggttaaaacactttgttggtgtaGCGACCCCCAAGGTTCAAATGTTGAGCCACTAAGCTCGCATGCCTTGTGCTTTCGTTGGGTCGTTGTGCTCGCGGGTTtgatcaagtgaagtgtggggatgaggtcccccgtttgtgtCCTCAacggttcatagctccaggtcaaaagcgtttCACATGGAGCCAAAGGGCATGTCATGCCAGCGTTTCACATGGAGCCAAAGGGCATGTTATTATTATGTTACATTTAGTGTTTAATATGGGTTGTGGTTTCAATtggttaggcttagggttcaaTTTCATTTAGGGTTATAGTCTTAGGTTTCAATATGATTTAAGATTATAGGGTTAGGCTTACAATTCAATTTGGGTTACATTTAGGGTTCGATTTAGATTCATTTTTATTTAGAGTTCAATTCAATTTTGTCTTAATCTTTGAGTAATTAAGGTTGAGTATGGGAGTAGATTAGAGTTAGACTTATAATTTTAACAtagtgtttagggttagggttagggttaggattaaggtttaatTTAGAGTTCAATTAGGTTAGGGTTTATTAATTATATCAATGATAGGATATATGTTATATTATTTTctattcaaaattttgattatatataaattataaaataaatttatatgaaTTAAATTAAGTAAAAAATGATAACTATTTTTGTTATATATTAATTATACAGAATGAAGTTGTTATTTTGATATATCAATAAATAGTCAAAGAACAATTACATGTTTCAAGGCAGAAATTATTTTATGAATATATGTGTCAAACTAtattaaatgaaaaatatatatacatccaCAAAATAATGTAAAAAGACATAAGGTCACTCCTTCAAGTCACACAAGTAGTGACATTGCAATGCAAAATACTAGAAATAACAATAAAGCTACTTAAGTAGCCAAAGCAACACTAGTAGGAGGCGAAGGGGGTCCCAGTCATCTAGTTTGCCTCATACATCAGTGGGGTTTAGGGTGACATCAGGAATAGACCACCCCTCATTAGTATTAGCTTCTCCCTCCTTGTGTTTATCTTCATTCCTTGCTAGTTAAATTGATAGAGCCAACTGAGGGAGCCACTTACAGGAGTTTGGCCAACCACCACCACTACCAATTGATGACCAACCACTACCACCTCTAGTAGATGACCTTGCCCCACTTAAGGGCCACCCAGAGTTAAAACCTCCATGTAGGGTGATGTAGAGAATCACCGAGCTGAGTTGCTCCTATCAttagtgtcacaaccctcctttatcactttttgatttgatacaattctattatatttttttggttgagctattgaaaatgattgcataaatattataaagaataaataatggacccacacacacacttggagaatataattcaaaatgcattatttatttttattttctttattattttcccattcccaattatggcacatgttgtaggaggaattagaagcttctagaggaatcttcaataccttgcatgtaactcccccactaggattttaatcaatttggcatgagtccaatattggaaaagaatctcattcttaattaatttctctagatagtggaattaagggatttttcctatatattgtaagcaagttttcaaaagagggagttgattatgttttgaagaaaaatttcccaagtttttagtagtaggatcttctttggtagtctcattttcgttgtaggattgttaagttgttcttgaagattctctcaagttgcaaggaaggatctaaaaaggatagctagaggattcaacatcgagcttcgataagccaggttctcttcttttgtcatctctcatttacttatgagaaatttgtattatcaaaaaaaatatagcttctagatcttcctttatatatataaaaaaattattagattgtaaatcttttctccttatttagggataaatattgataaaagtactttcatataatgcatgtaaaagatagctttattatttatttaattttctttagaaaaatatatatcaaatcttgcttttgttttttccaaaagattttttttgatctgtgcaaaaaaatcatatttcaccttatttaaatttctttttttctgAGATTGaactcttctctgtgtgattaaatgataatcactggtgtatgaatcttgttccttattattcttctcttaaattcattactagaatgggaatttgaatgtaaatctttttcttacattaaatcttacttccctgtgaaaAATCTCGCCTTTGTGTGAATACAAGTTTGATCTTCTgcatatgaagttatttaaatatatttttcctgtgagtaaaaaaaaacccatctctctctctgaatatagatttgatcataaatcttaaattccttatgagcagtcttacttctctgtgaacagaaaacgtctgataataaaatataaatctcattgtattcattattctctgtggaaatgaagtataaatctctctctgtgaatattagttctgTACAGTTTAATTCTCTGTGTTATTTCACCCCTGTGATTAAATTCCTATTCTCATTTGTTTTTCATTAACATTTCTCTTGTACATATATCTGTTTATGTATTTCTCTCTTATGCTATTAAATATATTGGAAtgaaaaaaaactatatatatatatatatatatatatatatatatatatatatatatatatatatatatatatatatatatataatcattaaaATTTATACAACCAAATTATATGTGAAATCGTACGAAGAAATCCATAGATTAAACTTTGCATGGAATAGTGGACTGACGCAGGGAGGGGGCGAGGCAGAGTTATTACCGCCGTCGGGAGGGatacccccactaccctgcggtcactgtttCGGCAGTGCCCGcaggggagtggtaccctccactaacctacGGTCACTGCTACGACAGTGGCcatagggtagtggaggggaccacgacagTCCCCTCATCACTACGGGCCTACACCCGCAGGTCCGTAGTGATGATGGGAACCATGGGCCCCTCCCCACTCCCCATTAACTTTAAACAAAACCTCGTACTTTTTTTTAgttatttagatttttttaatatatatattaaattacaaattaaaaattgttaataattgctttagttaaattttaagtttaattgttaataattgctttagtttaaattttaagttagtaaattaaacttaggaaaatttataagtaattaggatcattgtgtagtaaaattgtaatttttaaattaatgTGTATAATTGAAATCTCTCAATCCATTGGAGATTTATCAGGTTACTTAGTCGATAATTTTCAgattcatttaaaacaattaagtcataatattatgatttgatccaaaattaccaaaagtctaaactaattgttcattttgaactagtaacgctataattaattattctcgtgatagaagtaaacattgcttaattttgcatgtaaatgacactatttttgcatcatacgaattacttatatattaatttgcattcattgatgatcaagttacatttccatcattttcatgcaaattacatgttttaatatgtgagttcataattgtcattatcgtgcaattatatattaaatagtttagttgtagaagaatggtaattCTGTCAAGTGGTAATTGAATGTcatcgaagtagttatttcaattaattaaactttgcaattatgtacattcaattcataattgttttcaagcatgatgtttttcatagcttcttagttagaaaactaa encodes:
- the LOC131857179 gene encoding uncharacterized protein LOC131857179, which encodes MGLSAKSLIVAEDLSDNVDGKTINFKDIHMSPSKVNGLAAEMESEEEEGFSDISLGLSTEIGETERWSGHFVDSDGASGGLGILWNPLAIQVEVVSSSKNWQMVKVISKTMNFSCFLVNVYGPTLVVDKCRLWEDISRCLEEVRLSLAIVVGDFNTTLSSSEKRGGVRRLSGSQLDFQSFINKNALFEVAAKGGDYTWTNRRRGFSNIVEKLDRFFLARDWNVATLVFEAEVLAILGSNHFSVSLVVQNDVVPIRCPFKVEKMWIRELSFKELVVGWWKEAPVVEGIIEDPDRIGKEAVGFFKNLWRRSGIAQSGVQTELLELIPPLVSREDNIMLKEPVSLKEVKATVFGLGGEKAPGPDGFQDFFFQFFWDELGEDLLVVVEESRSRGFVLKEFNCTLVALILKKAKPVGMEEFRPISLCNTIYKIITKVAANRLKLILDKLISCEQSCFTPGRNIVDGVIVAHEAIHTAMKGRQRRMILKLDI